A single window of Pseudomonas lijiangensis DNA harbors:
- the gvpU gene encoding gas vesicle accessory protein GvpU — protein sequence MSDVNQSQPQPSPSQSHDDVIAQFKWQGKQIDWLLQWLVKFVANTKVELGITLSVGGNLVSGHLISHDAYFEQLAADISAPFAQFNNGTDESMKEMILSFKPGESNEDTPAFHFIHLKDCRTYSTDESPICDAGVLWRGRIAAVDGFTIGLIARK from the coding sequence ATGTCGGACGTAAACCAGTCACAACCACAACCGTCTCCCAGCCAGAGCCATGATGACGTCATTGCCCAGTTCAAGTGGCAGGGCAAGCAGATCGACTGGCTGCTTCAGTGGCTTGTCAAATTCGTTGCCAATACCAAGGTTGAGTTGGGGATTACCCTGTCGGTAGGCGGGAACCTCGTTTCCGGCCATCTGATTTCCCACGATGCCTACTTTGAGCAACTGGCTGCAGATATCTCTGCACCTTTCGCCCAGTTCAATAACGGTACTGACGAGTCGATGAAGGAGATGATCCTGTCGTTCAAGCCGGGTGAGTCCAATGAAGACACTCCAGCTTTCCACTTCATCCATCTGAAGGATTGCAGAACGTACTCGACCGATGAAAGCCCGATCTGCGATGCGGGCGTGCTGTGGCGCGGAAGGATTGCGGCTGTCGATGGTTTTACCATTGGGCTCATTGCGCGCAAGTGA
- the purC gene encoding phosphoribosylaminoimidazolesuccinocarboxamide synthase: MEKREELYRGKAKSVYKTDDADRLILLFRNDTSAFDGKRIEQLDRKGMVNNKFNAFIMQKLEEAGVPTQFDKLLGDNECLVKKLDMIPVECVVRNYAAGSLVKRLGVEEGTKLDPYTFELFLKDDAKGDPFINESHVVAFGWGTAEQLVRMKELSLKVNEVLSKLFDDAGLLLVDFKLEFGVFHGEIVLGDEFSPDGCRLWDKDTRKKMDKDRFRQGLGDVIEAYEEVANRLGVPL, encoded by the coding sequence ATGGAAAAACGTGAAGAACTCTACCGCGGCAAAGCCAAATCGGTTTACAAGACCGACGACGCTGACCGCTTGATCCTGCTGTTTCGCAACGACACCTCGGCGTTCGACGGCAAGCGCATCGAACAGCTGGACCGCAAAGGCATGGTGAACAACAAGTTCAACGCCTTCATCATGCAGAAGCTGGAAGAAGCGGGCGTTCCGACCCAATTCGACAAGCTGCTGGGCGACAACGAGTGCCTGGTCAAGAAACTGGACATGATCCCCGTCGAGTGCGTCGTGCGTAACTACGCTGCCGGCAGTCTGGTCAAGCGCCTGGGTGTGGAAGAGGGCACCAAGCTCGATCCGTACACCTTCGAGCTGTTCCTGAAGGACGACGCCAAGGGCGACCCGTTCATCAACGAATCCCACGTCGTGGCATTCGGTTGGGGTACCGCCGAGCAACTGGTTCGCATGAAAGAGCTGTCGCTCAAGGTCAACGAAGTGCTCAGCAAGCTGTTCGACGACGCAGGCCTGCTGCTGGTCGACTTCAAGCTCGAGTTCGGCGTATTCCACGGCGAGATCGTCCTGGGCGACGAATTCAGCCCTGACGGCTGCCGCCTGTGGGACAAAGACACCCGCAAGAAGATGGACAAGGACCGCTTCCGCCAGGGCTTGGGTGACGTCATCGAAGCCTACGAAGAAGTCGCAAACCGCCTGGGCGTCCCGCTCTAA
- a CDS encoding acyltransferase family protein — translation MGRIEQLETSQERPMTPLGRGEGFRSDINGLRAWAVMSVVLYHFGVYGFSGGFVGVDIFFVISGFLMVGIIFRGLEAQGRGWFGTAFRLSDFYLSRARRIVPALAVLCVFLALLGWLILFPVEYISIGKGMIAAIGFFSNWQFNKEFSYFDDAAKENFLLHTWSLSVEWQFYMLLPLGILLLWRLSSSRNIHAVVLFTGAIISFCISVMLSNTKPMYAFYMLPSRAWEMLLGGALFLVLHNFHLGRLLRRWLEVLGYGLIILSVCLFDESTRWPGFNALLPVSGTLLILIAAQQDSIWSSNRGAQWLGNCSYSLYLWHWPIAVGLLYVQGRGNPWLVLFGIFLSIILGWLSFRFIEGPGRRFLSGPSRLFCSFRLLTVFAFVSLVGFLVTKVDTLYLHRLSEEAIRDYAEAKDVNPRQTECHIYGAGKHPECTYGGSKLGAIVIGDSHAGALVRAVENSLPDRNLHVLDWTYAACPTILDLKHVSDNTYRCGESVRRFLEKSHTLPASVPLIIINRLSVYTIGYNEPDLKIKYTAPLNYLTKKYESRSEAFLSEMREGAINTACEFAKDRPVYMVRPIPELAINVPKSMARGVLLGMDGRVSISLEEYRARQKYVVDTQDLAAARCGVKILDPIPYLCDAGRCRGDQGGLPIYFDDDHLSLRGANLLIPMFREAFVNE, via the coding sequence ATGGGGCGTATTGAACAACTTGAAACCTCTCAAGAGCGGCCAATGACGCCGCTGGGGCGGGGAGAGGGTTTCAGGTCCGATATTAACGGGCTTAGAGCATGGGCCGTTATGTCTGTGGTTCTATATCATTTTGGCGTGTATGGGTTTTCGGGTGGTTTTGTAGGGGTCGATATTTTCTTTGTTATATCCGGCTTTCTCATGGTCGGTATAATCTTTCGAGGGCTGGAAGCTCAGGGTAGAGGGTGGTTCGGGACGGCATTCAGGCTTTCTGATTTTTATTTGTCCAGAGCGCGCAGAATCGTTCCGGCTCTGGCAGTTCTCTGTGTTTTTCTGGCGCTGTTGGGGTGGCTCATATTGTTTCCTGTGGAATATATATCCATAGGGAAAGGCATGATTGCCGCAATAGGTTTTTTCTCAAATTGGCAGTTCAACAAGGAATTTAGTTATTTTGATGATGCGGCAAAGGAAAATTTCCTTTTGCACACGTGGTCGCTGTCTGTCGAATGGCAATTTTATATGTTGCTGCCGCTGGGGATATTGTTGTTGTGGCGTCTGTCCTCAAGCAGGAATATCCATGCTGTCGTTCTTTTTACAGGGGCGATCATCTCTTTTTGTATTTCAGTCATGCTGTCAAATACAAAGCCTATGTATGCTTTTTATATGCTGCCATCAAGAGCCTGGGAAATGCTTTTGGGGGGTGCCTTGTTTCTGGTTTTACACAATTTTCATTTGGGAAGACTGTTAAGGCGATGGCTTGAGGTTCTGGGTTATGGGTTGATCATTCTTTCAGTCTGTCTGTTTGATGAAAGCACCAGATGGCCTGGTTTCAATGCATTACTGCCTGTGTCCGGTACCTTGCTGATATTGATTGCTGCGCAGCAAGATTCGATATGGAGCAGTAACAGGGGCGCGCAATGGCTCGGGAACTGTTCTTACTCGCTTTATCTCTGGCACTGGCCGATTGCTGTCGGGCTATTATATGTTCAAGGCAGGGGAAACCCGTGGCTCGTTTTGTTCGGAATTTTCCTTTCGATTATTCTTGGATGGCTGTCATTCAGATTCATCGAAGGCCCGGGGCGTCGGTTTTTGAGTGGACCGTCCAGGCTTTTTTGTAGTTTCAGATTATTAACGGTATTTGCGTTTGTCTCTCTGGTGGGTTTTCTGGTCACGAAGGTGGATACCTTGTATCTCCACAGATTGTCTGAAGAAGCGATCCGGGATTATGCAGAAGCTAAAGATGTGAACCCAAGGCAGACTGAGTGCCATATTTATGGGGCCGGGAAACATCCTGAATGTACGTATGGTGGAAGCAAGTTGGGAGCCATAGTCATTGGTGATAGTCATGCCGGTGCTCTTGTTCGTGCTGTGGAAAATTCTTTGCCTGATCGCAATCTTCATGTTCTGGACTGGACTTATGCTGCATGCCCTACCATACTGGATTTAAAGCATGTGAGTGATAATACTTATCGTTGTGGAGAAAGTGTAAGAAGGTTTCTTGAAAAAAGTCATACGCTACCAGCCTCGGTGCCGCTGATTATTATCAATCGTTTATCGGTTTATACCATTGGCTATAATGAGCCTGATCTAAAGATCAAGTACACGGCACCTTTGAATTATTTAACGAAAAAATACGAAAGCCGTAGCGAGGCTTTTTTGAGCGAAATGCGTGAGGGCGCTATCAATACCGCATGTGAATTTGCCAAGGATAGACCTGTTTATATGGTTCGCCCTATCCCGGAGTTGGCAATAAATGTTCCCAAGTCCATGGCCAGGGGTGTTTTGCTTGGCATGGATGGGCGTGTATCGATATCGCTGGAGGAATACAGGGCGCGTCAGAAATATGTGGTGGATACACAGGATTTGGCGGCGGCACGGTGTGGTGTAAAAATTCTTGACCCCATTCCTTACCTCTGCGATGCAGGGCGGTGCCGTGGAGATCAGGGGGGATTGCCTATCTATTTCGATGACGATCACCTGAGTCTTCGGGGTGCCAATTTGCTCATACCCATGTTTAGAGAAGCTTTCGTGAATGAATGA